In the genome of Acidaminococcales bacterium, one region contains:
- a CDS encoding site-specific DNA-methyltransferase, whose protein sequence is MQRKLNAIITADAIQEMVCLPDKSIDLILCDLPYGTTDCAWDKQLPMGELWEQYKRIIKDNGAILLFAQQPFATKLINAGERMFRYQIVWRRPRLWAFSTPGGCRLEYTSLSLSFTAACRRTTRR, encoded by the coding sequence TTGCAAAGAAAACTAAACGCTATAATTACGGCTGACGCCATTCAAGAAATGGTCTGTTTGCCTGACAAATCGATAGACCTTATTCTGTGCGATTTGCCTTACGGCACGACCGACTGCGCATGGGATAAACAGTTGCCGATGGGCGAGTTATGGGAACAGTACAAACGAATTATTAAAGACAATGGGGCCATACTTCTATTCGCGCAACAGCCCTTCGCCACCAAGCTCATTAACGCCGGCGAAAGGATGTTCCGCTACCAGATAGTCTGGAGAAGGCCAAGGCTTTGGGCTTTCTCAACGCCCGGCGGATGCCGCTTAGAGTACACGAGCTTATCCTTGTCTTTTACCGCCGCCTG